The window GAGTGCGTCGATCGAAGTTTACGTATCAGCGTCGTCGTCGCCATCTCGTTTCTGGGTCCAATTTGTCGGGCCGCAAGTTGCTCAACTCGACGACTTAGTTGCCCATATGACTGAATACTATGGAAATAAAGAGAATCGTGCTAGTCATGCCGTGAGTATCatgcagaaaaaaaaaacatattcaaatatgCCATTTACAATGCCATCCTTCTGATTATTAAACGTCATATAttcacgaatccataatgatCTAAAAACATtggacaataattatatttataaatttacaaatcgaTATACTATAGATTATCGCTTACTAAATGTAATCGTTTCTATCGAAGATGgaaacaattttcaattatcAATGTACAGTGTAATTACGTAGACAAGGCTTACGGTAATTAGAGGATAACGTTCTGTGTCAGCTGGTGAAGGTGTCGGTGGGGCAAGTGGTGGCGGCGGTGTTCCGGCACGACGGGCGCTGGTACCGCGCGCGCGTCATGGACCTGCGCCCCAACGAGTTCGACGCCACGCAACAGGTACGCACgcgcgcacgcacgcgcgcacgcacgcacgcacgcacgcacgcacgcacgcacgcgcgcACGCGCGCACGCGGGTAATGCGCGCGTGCTCAGTAAATACCTACAAATCACCAACTAAAGTAAACATGTGCGCAACTAAAAACGAGTAGCAATAACTATAATAAGTGCTTATTGTTTCGCGTTGGCTTTAATCTTTAGAAAACATAAGTTTCATTTtcttaataagaattaaattagaTGTTGCTGACTTTATATTCACGCAGAGCACCTGAGAAATgagtttaatacattttgtttcgATTTCTATCTGTATCtgttctttaaattatatacaatagagAATAAATTAGGAAAAGTGTATTTCTTTGTCTTGTTTGTCATTTCTTTACTCAACCTTTAAATATCTCGAAATTTATGACACGTACTTGGTCTTGTAGGTTGCAGATTTATTCTTCTTGGACTACGGTGACAGCGAGTACGTAGCGACCCACGAACTGTGCGAACTTCGAGCGGACTTACTACGTCTTCGGTTTCAGGTATGTTAACAATGAGTATCATTATGATCGGACCTGAAGTATTGTCGGAACTAAATAAACATACTCGATTATGTAAGCAGTTACAAAgttgtaaaataacataactagagtgttattaaaaaaacacaagattgtgtttaatagtttttgtaaTACGTTACCAAATCATAGTGTAATCATTTGTCAATTATTGCAAATATCAATTCCAACCCGATTCCGAGCGAACTCATTGTGCACACACACTTTCGCAGTTAGCTAGTATTTCTTGAGAATGACACGCATGGCGGAATACggttagttattaaaaatacgagATCGTAACTAATTAGTGATATGATAATGAAATACTTAcgtacaatacatagtgtattCCTCTGATCGTTAATCATTTTTCGTTGTTTACATAAGTATCTGACACAGTACCCTGATAGTatcataaatactaaaatcaTCCCGATGTGTCCCACTGCTCATCAACCACATGTATGAAAACGCAGTAGGCATACGCAGTACGCAGTTGTGGGATAAATATGTGGGCTTTAACTTACCTtagttaaaaaatgtatcattaTTTTCGATGTTAACGAACAGATATaattggtaattattattaagataatgcGTGATAAATTTTCTCAAAAGTGTTCAGTATGTATTTTGTATGTTAGACTAGAACTCAtggtgtatatatattatactatatcatGATGTGATCTCAGGCGATGGAGTGCTTCCTGGCGGGTGTACGTCCAGTGAACCAACAGACACGCTGGCACCCGCAGGCAGTTGAACGGTTCGAAGATCTCGTGCAGGTACCAAGCCTTATTATCTTCTAAGCTTTCCAACAGAGCATAATctttttgttgtttgttttgaGTCAAATGTGTACTCATAAAAGAGGAGACTAAGTAAAAAAGGACACTTCTAAactaacatacaaaaaaatttcAACCAGAAGAGACGGCGAGTTTtggaggttttagtatatattattattcaaatactaatatatattgatCATGGTCAGTGACCAGATCGTGATCAGGGTGACTTTATGTTtctgtaatgaatattttttttaaagaactagGCTTTCTATGTAGttcatcaattataaaataattttatgatcttATGTACATAAACACGGAATGTCGTTTTAGGTAGCGAGATGGAAGCCGCTAGTGTCTCGTACGTGCACTTACAAGAAGTCATCTGGTGCAGTCGGAGAGAGGGGGAAGGAAGTGCCCGGTATAAAGCTCTATGACGTCACTGATGGTAAGctacatttatgttatatacGAATGAGGAGATATTGTTAagagtttgttttaaatttaaatatatttcaattgtataaataattagccTCGTAAAAAAGTATTACACATTACTAAACTGAGTTTACACACGTAACTGAGAGTAGAGACAGCAAAAcagtttaataatttgaaaaaataatttgttatacaaAAGCGAACAATGCTGAATGTTATGGGTGATTAAACTTCATTGATAAACATACTTAACATAATCCCCTATGATATGCATGGATAGAGATTGGGTGCCTATATATTAACTAAGTGTTACTTCCAGCCGGATCTCTGGACATAGGCGAGGTGCTGGTGCGGGAGGGCTGGGCGGAGCCCTGCGAGACTGCGCACAGCGTGCCCGCCACGCCGCACACGCCATTCGGCGACCTCAGCCACTCCAGGTAACGTTGGACGCCACTAGGCACGAGCGAAAACAGGTTCTACTACTACTCAGAAAAaatgattacataaatataaaaatactatcgaATACATCGAGTTCAGGGCATAGTAACCCGTACATACCGTAATTACGAGAAAAAAGGGGAGCCATTTTTGCTGAATACCGACAGCATAAAACATGGGCCGCCGTGTCAGTGATCATTACAAAGTTATCGTATATATAATACGAGAAACTCAGCTCCAACCTACTACTCGATTCGTTCCGCTGACTTGTCAAAGTTCGGCGCCAGTCTGGCGTCGCGTGTGCCGGCCGGGGCCCTGCAGCGCTCAGAGCGTGTGTTGTGTCAGGGTGCTGGGCATGCTGGGCGGCGCCCGCGCGGCCTCGCTGCCCAAGGAGCGCGCGCAGCCCGCCTCGCCGGCGCCCGCCGACGCTTTCAAGGGTAACTCGTGCTCATTGTTTTGCCCATCGGGACGCGCACTGCCCGGCCCGCGTGACGGCGCCCACGCTACTGATTCTCTTAGTGTCCACCCCACTGACGTCGCCACGCGCACGTTACTAATACTCTTAGTGTACGTCCCGCGCCCCGGACACGTTACTAATACTCTCAGTGCACGCCCCGCGCCTCGGGCACGCCACTAATATTCTCAGTGTACGCCCCGCACCCTAGACACGTTACTAATACTATTAGTGTACTTCCCGCGCCCGGACATGTTACTAATACTCTTAGTTAATGCCCCGCGCCACACGCACGCCACTAAAACTCTCAGTGTACGCCCCGAACACTAGACACGTTACTAATACTCTCAGTGTACGCCTCGAATTCCAGTCACGTTGCTAATACTCTCACTATACGTCCCGCACTCCGGGCACGTCACTAATAATCTTAGTGTCGTCCCCTCCGACCGAGCCTCGCGTACGTTACTAATACTCTCAGTGTCCGTCAATCTGTACAGACTGCAATCGGGCGACGGACCCGCTCGTCAATGCGAGTGAACTAACGAATAGTGCAGTCAAATGTTCTTCTTCTTTTCTTCtctttggaaaaaaaaatcacggcGATGATGGGAAAACGTTTCTTTTGGATGCCCAGGTGCCCAAAGCTGTATCAGATATCACTAGAcctcgtttaatttattaatattaaattactcgaAAGTGTTTGGTGTCACGGAAGAAGATTTattgaagaaatataaatctAGATGGCTTCTTAATCTATAATATCGTCTAGAACATTCACCGTCTCTTCTTGCCAtagataaaatttcatattgtttttaatagaaaacatCTTCTCAACAGTAAAGAAGGTACTTCCTggaaattgtaattgtataatttttaatggcgacattattaatatatatgtcgtaTTTTCATAACAAGCACAGTGCCATCACAACTGGTAGCACAGGTGCACAGCAGCGGGCACCAAGGGCACCGCCTGTTTACTCCCACACTCCGCCCGCCGCCGTGCGCACACTAAGcaatttcaattttcataaaattttgtgaaattgtatgaaaattgCGGTTAGAATGAgtgcatcctaaccgatgatttcgggttcaaacccaggcaggcaccaccgaattttcatgtgcctaatttgtgtttataattcatgtcgtgctcggcggtgaaggaaacatcgtcaggaagcctccatgtgtctaatttctacgaaattctgccacatcagccacatgtatattccaccaaaccgcattggagcaacgtggtggaatatgctccaaaacttctcctcaaagggagaggaggccttaacccagcagtgggaaaattacaggctgttaatgtaatgtatgaaaATTGAAATTGCTTTGTGTGTGATTATATGTGTGTTTTTGCGCGTTATTTTCGTTACAACTTTCAATGGACAagtagtaacaaaaaatattgtgtaacaTATTACTACTGTCTAAAAGCTGgttgtgtttattaatttcaattaatgtcTATggctgatataaaaaaaaaatcatcgttTTTTCAAGTCCGTAATGAAAATTCTACTATCAACAGATAACGCAACATCGAGGTCGCTAGCCTCCGGTCTGGAATCGGCGGACAAGATAAAGTCAATCTCAAACTTCGACCTGGCGTACCCGGACAAGGAGCAGCCGAGTCGCGTCAACGGCTCGGACGACTTCATCGCGTCCGAACGGGATAACATCGAATCCGAAACTTCTCACTTAAGGGAAGAGTTCAAAGCGAATATGAATAGAATCGATTCTCATCATAGCAACTTAGAAGCGTTAGGGCGACAATAAGaggtaataaagtttaatttaagttatgtatttactgtaaatgtatttatagtacttagtaagtaaacattttgttaataatcttaataaaattaggatattttcaaatattgacGTTGCTTAATAACCTCTTTTTCTCTATTATATCTCCAATTTACGATCAGAAGCACCACTAAGTAGGACCAAATAGGTGGTATTCTTGCACTATAATTCGCACTGACCGGTTATATAATTTCTGTTAATAACATGGAAAATAGTTAACCAATAGAAAATGTCCAAAATCACACTACACGAATGAAGGGGCGATGCCTTAAGCGTGATTGGTTAATATTCTTCTCGTCATATACGTCACCGATGCAGGCAATTAATGTGAGCGAGATAGCATGACTGTTTgagtaattattcattatttttttttagatgaatTGGTCAGTGCTCAACTGTTAGGCGGCACATCAAAGGATACAAACAAAGTAACCATATGTGTCGTAATTCGAACAATCGTTTCGAAAATAACCTCACCTTATGTTTTCTCGACAAACTCTTACACTTTCAAACATGAATTAGaacaagaataatttattttggattTTCTTATGTCATATGACCTAATCTATATCTGATCTATGTCTGagctatacaataaataaatacatgtataatgtAGTGTAGTTAGTGTAGAGTAtcgtataaatgtataattgtgGTTGTTTAACGTTAagcataatgtttatttattaacataactcTTGGTAATCTAAAAAAGTAtggaattatatttcaaataagaatatattttttttgttttgttttttaattatgaatatatattttatacaacttgTATTGTTTGTTCCTACAAAAGcttaaagtacaataaaatatatataaatatatctcttatttctaactttattcataattaacaaatttgatatttattttattatatttgtatttataatctgtggctAATCTCCCACCTAAAGCATATTCTTCGATGTTTTTAACActattgtgtatttatataataaggtgTTTCGTCTGTAAGTTTAAATAGAAActatatttaatctgtgattGTCAGTAGTTCGTAGGCCTTGATGTTTCTTGTGAGTtgccagtttaaaaaaataaaccatcaTTGTGGACGTTGATGATTTACATTTAAGATATGaatgatataaaacaaacagtcggtggtaatcactttagTATCACGTActactgtaatattttatatgttggaatttgtattttttttattttgcacttGTTAGCTCActcattatttatatctatactcTCGAAATTGCAACTAAATGTTGTTtagacaataatttataattgaatttatacacATCACgtcatataaataaagacacTAAAGTTTATAATATCTGTGGTCTGGTGTCAAAAGGGCTAAGTACATTTTCGAGTAAAACGTAAATAGCATTTTACCATttgccaaataatttaaa is drawn from Vanessa atalanta chromosome 16, ilVanAtal1.2, whole genome shotgun sequence and contains these coding sequences:
- the LOC125069700 gene encoding tudor and KH domain-containing protein homolog isoform X1, producing the protein MPLNNKLLVPVALGFSLVTVTAFVVYYIFKKEEENDSKPVRSTKFNLIEVQVPKSIVPALIGRNGSNIKQIEDKSGASIHFKKFSEEDYDVCIIRGQSNASQIAETMVHDFINQQPVIVENSISVPGWACGRIIGTGGENINDISHRSGARVKLEGERGADLSTQRKVVFRGTAEQIHIAKGLIEECVEQERCRREVEQAKRSPRVSTPPHVPLAPLTPHTPDATGDVTHVKRRTEPSSASIEVYVSASSSPSRFWVQFVGPQVAQLDDLVAHMTEYYGNKENRASHALVKVSVGQVVAAVFRHDGRWYRARVMDLRPNEFDATQQVADLFFLDYGDSEYVATHELCELRADLLRLRFQAMECFLAGVRPVNQQTRWHPQAVERFEDLVQVARWKPLVSRTCTYKKSSGAVGERGKEVPGIKLYDVTDAGSLDIGEVLVREGWAEPCETAHSVPATPHTPFGDLSHSRVLGMLGGARAASLPKERAQPASPAPADAFKDNATSRSLASGLESADKIKSISNFDLAYPDKEQPSRVNGSDDFIASERDNIESETSHLREEFKANMNRIDSHHSNLEALGRQ
- the LOC125069700 gene encoding tudor and KH domain-containing protein homolog isoform X2 codes for the protein MPLNNKLLVPVALGFSLVTVTAFVVYYIFKKEEENDSKPVRSTKFNLIEVQVPKSIVPALIGRNGSNIKQIEDKSGASIHFKKFSEEDYDVCIIRGQSNASQIAETMVHDFINQQPVIVENSISVPGWACGRIIGTGGENINDISHRSGARVKLEGERGADLSTQRKVVFRGTAEQIHIAKGLIEECVEQERCRREVEQAKRSPRVSTPPHVPLAPLTPHTPDATEPSSASIEVYVSASSSPSRFWVQFVGPQVAQLDDLVAHMTEYYGNKENRASHALVKVSVGQVVAAVFRHDGRWYRARVMDLRPNEFDATQQVADLFFLDYGDSEYVATHELCELRADLLRLRFQAMECFLAGVRPVNQQTRWHPQAVERFEDLVQVARWKPLVSRTCTYKKSSGAVGERGKEVPGIKLYDVTDAGSLDIGEVLVREGWAEPCETAHSVPATPHTPFGDLSHSRVLGMLGGARAASLPKERAQPASPAPADAFKDNATSRSLASGLESADKIKSISNFDLAYPDKEQPSRVNGSDDFIASERDNIESETSHLREEFKANMNRIDSHHSNLEALGRQ